From a single Streptomyces sp. NBC_00377 genomic region:
- a CDS encoding DNA cytosine methyltransferase, giving the protein MARAPHPDAKQDPPVIVDLFAGPGGLDIAAEVLGVPSIGVEWEKSTRATRHAAGLRTTEVGDVAKVNPLDPEVRSASVLTGGPPCQTYSVAGNREGHKALEEVMDLAEIVGNSKSVEELEKAWAEVERRAHELAWADERTGLVLQPLRWIVEKKLKADPYEVVMLEQVPTVLPVWKKYREILRELGYDADCHILHTEEYGVPQTRRRAVLIARYQGDGRGQDVEFPPLTHQRYRKGAKRLPAVPEPTVRTQALQQSPLFGSTAPAPQSVKPWVSMGDALKDSRSTDFVVRSNYGSGGDPKKRGLRASDVPSATVTGKVRRNTVFDLKGFNADGEPELGPEQDRFTFREIGLLQTFPVEYPWQGTDVAQQIGNAIPPLLALHVLCTALGLDESRKERAIEALKSWRPPHL; this is encoded by the coding sequence ATGGCCCGAGCACCTCATCCGGACGCGAAGCAGGATCCGCCCGTCATCGTCGATCTCTTCGCGGGACCGGGTGGCCTGGACATCGCGGCAGAGGTGCTCGGAGTACCCAGCATCGGCGTGGAGTGGGAGAAGTCGACCCGAGCGACCCGGCACGCAGCCGGTCTACGCACCACCGAAGTGGGCGACGTGGCGAAGGTGAACCCGCTCGACCCCGAGGTTCGCTCGGCCAGCGTCCTCACCGGGGGCCCGCCCTGCCAGACCTACTCGGTGGCGGGCAACCGAGAGGGCCACAAAGCCCTCGAAGAGGTGATGGACCTGGCCGAGATCGTGGGGAACAGCAAGAGCGTCGAGGAACTGGAGAAGGCCTGGGCCGAGGTGGAGCGGAGGGCCCACGAACTGGCATGGGCCGACGAGCGCACCGGGCTCGTGCTCCAACCTCTCCGATGGATCGTCGAGAAGAAGCTCAAGGCCGACCCCTACGAGGTGGTGATGCTGGAGCAGGTCCCTACCGTGCTCCCCGTCTGGAAGAAGTATCGCGAGATCCTTCGCGAACTCGGATATGACGCGGACTGTCACATCCTGCACACCGAGGAGTACGGGGTGCCACAGACGCGTCGTCGCGCCGTGCTGATCGCCCGATACCAGGGGGACGGCAGGGGCCAAGATGTCGAGTTCCCGCCGCTGACCCATCAGCGCTATCGCAAGGGGGCGAAGCGCCTCCCCGCGGTTCCGGAACCCACGGTGCGGACACAGGCCCTCCAGCAGAGCCCGCTCTTCGGCTCCACGGCGCCGGCCCCCCAGTCGGTGAAGCCATGGGTCTCCATGGGTGACGCGCTCAAGGATTCGCGTTCCACGGACTTCGTGGTCCGCTCCAACTACGGGTCGGGCGGTGACCCCAAGAAGCGAGGACTCCGCGCCTCCGACGTGCCGTCCGCCACCGTCACCGGCAAGGTGCGCCGCAACACGGTGTTCGACCTCAAGGGCTTCAACGCGGACGGCGAGCCCGAACTGGGTCCGGAACAGGACCGTTTCACGTTCCGCGAGATCGGTCTGCTGCAAACCTTCCCGGTCGAGTACCCCTGGCAAGGCACCGACGTCGCACAACAGATCGGCAACGCGATCCCGCCGCTCCTCGCCCTCCACGTCCTGTGCACGGCACTGGGACTGGACGAGAGCCGCAAGGAGCGAGCCATCGAGGCGCTGAAGTCCTGGCGCCCTCCCCACCTGTAG
- a CDS encoding DUF6339 family protein: protein MSRLRIEPPERLALLPGHRAMAFLTHGVRAGQDGLPQVAILRASTPIESDSVRWSAAPVREIVEEAMHRFDAARTDADAWLAPRLHATLRMTRAEAATPDLWNFLALAVAPDFVLWRHMPPGEAGDGTPRKVNSARFVGPHYSQAFARLWWAAEMFRDGPDYTPAEIACRNQDMTNTALRLAVIDHKPTALALVRVLKGLTDEGATRLGDRVNALCTAVNTAGSTLMYEVIAPDEAPDHHALTDWIDDAESAPAVPWDRLPGGPDDGTARRSSCEVLSRMFERFAAEAPLRDRARSGTAHA, encoded by the coding sequence ATGAGCCGACTCCGCATCGAGCCCCCCGAACGGCTCGCGTTGCTCCCCGGTCACCGGGCCATGGCCTTCCTCACCCATGGGGTACGCGCGGGGCAGGACGGCCTGCCGCAGGTGGCGATTCTCCGGGCGAGCACGCCGATCGAGAGTGACTCCGTCCGGTGGAGCGCTGCCCCGGTGCGGGAGATCGTCGAGGAGGCGATGCACAGGTTCGATGCGGCGCGGACCGACGCCGATGCCTGGCTGGCGCCTCGGCTGCACGCGACCCTGCGGATGACCCGTGCTGAGGCGGCGACCCCGGATCTGTGGAACTTCCTGGCGCTGGCCGTGGCACCCGACTTTGTCTTGTGGCGCCACATGCCGCCCGGGGAGGCCGGCGACGGCACGCCCAGGAAGGTCAACAGCGCCAGATTCGTAGGCCCTCACTACAGCCAGGCCTTCGCCCGACTGTGGTGGGCCGCCGAGATGTTCCGGGACGGGCCTGATTACACCCCCGCGGAAATCGCCTGCCGCAATCAGGACATGACCAACACTGCGCTCCGGCTCGCTGTCATCGATCACAAGCCCACAGCACTGGCCCTGGTGCGGGTCCTCAAAGGGCTGACCGACGAGGGGGCCACACGACTCGGGGATCGGGTCAACGCGCTCTGTACGGCAGTCAATACGGCCGGCAGCACGCTCATGTACGAGGTGATCGCTCCGGACGAGGCGCCCGACCACCACGCGCTCACCGACTGGATCGACGATGCGGAATCGGCACCGGCGGTTCCGTGGGACCGGCTTCCCGGAGGGCCGGACGACGGCACCGCCCGGCGTTCCTCCTGCGAGGTACTGTCGCGGATGTTCGAGCGATTCGCCGCAGAGGCGCCGTTGCGTGACCGGGCTCGGTCCGGGACGGCGCACGCTTAG
- a CDS encoding UvrD-helicase domain-containing protein, which yields MTVTPLPEHRLTAAQQAVVDQPWDARILVTAGAGAGKTHTLVRRLDVLVEREELEAGEILVLSFSRAAVRELTERIERHAAAAQRIRVQTFDAWAAALLNRAYPDTDWGTYTFDERIEAATEAIDKGAVEGGEYLPAHVVIDEVQDLVGVRREMVEALLDRFQENTGFTVVGDSAQAVYGFQVSDPDQRAEETDRFLAWVRATFGEDLVEIHLGDNFRARSEAARMALPYGAQLQRLPRDRAVAAAEAERIHGDLRALLLSAPNFGSLEDEFVLAALRDYPDTTTILCRDNGQALTLSGMLADADVPHTLQRSARERSAPVWIAELLASTGASTLSRERFEELLVDLRVPDGSTREALWRSVRKVARGSGRGTLDVVGLHRALAEGRLPDELTAAQSSSLVISTMHRAKGLEFDRVLIVEPRVLKEPAQVRKKKYDYDPAAEARLLYVAMTRTRDDLYVLDAPNSWLLRKDKRIDRWYLGGRSTWARNGIELIGSDVSHEQPPGTEGIHQDAAEVSRYLLADVTAGAEAELVLLHGIPIAADQSPPYAVVVGGRQIAVMSERFRTDLHRMLRRTAHSEVDRWPPLITGLRVECVESVAGSPAATDAAGLGTHGAWVAPRLCGLGRFHWHTDGPEGNEG from the coding sequence GTGACCGTCACCCCGCTCCCCGAGCATCGACTCACCGCCGCGCAGCAGGCCGTCGTGGACCAGCCCTGGGACGCCCGGATACTGGTCACGGCCGGCGCCGGCGCCGGCAAGACGCACACCCTCGTACGGCGGCTCGACGTGTTGGTGGAGCGCGAGGAACTGGAGGCCGGGGAGATCCTGGTGCTCAGCTTCTCGCGTGCCGCCGTTCGCGAACTCACCGAGCGGATCGAGCGGCACGCCGCCGCCGCGCAGCGGATTCGTGTGCAGACCTTCGACGCCTGGGCCGCAGCCCTGCTCAACCGCGCCTACCCGGACACGGACTGGGGAACGTACACCTTCGACGAACGCATCGAGGCCGCCACCGAAGCCATCGACAAGGGGGCGGTCGAGGGCGGCGAGTACCTGCCCGCCCATGTGGTGATCGATGAGGTTCAGGACCTCGTGGGGGTCCGTCGGGAGATGGTCGAGGCCCTGCTCGACCGATTCCAGGAGAACACCGGCTTCACCGTGGTGGGTGATTCGGCTCAGGCGGTGTACGGATTCCAGGTGTCCGATCCGGATCAGCGGGCCGAGGAGACCGACCGCTTCCTGGCCTGGGTGCGTGCCACCTTCGGTGAGGACCTGGTGGAAATCCATCTGGGCGACAACTTCCGGGCCCGCAGCGAGGCTGCCCGGATGGCCCTGCCCTACGGCGCCCAGTTGCAGCGGCTGCCCCGCGATCGGGCCGTGGCCGCCGCTGAGGCCGAGCGTATCCACGGCGACCTGCGTGCTCTGCTGCTCTCGGCACCGAACTTCGGGAGCCTGGAGGACGAGTTCGTGCTGGCAGCGCTGCGCGACTATCCCGACACCACCACCATCCTGTGCCGCGACAACGGCCAGGCACTGACGTTGTCCGGCATGTTGGCCGACGCCGATGTCCCCCACACATTGCAGCGGTCGGCGCGCGAGCGCTCGGCCCCTGTGTGGATCGCCGAACTCCTCGCCTCGACCGGCGCCTCCACTCTGAGCCGGGAACGCTTCGAAGAACTGCTGGTCGACCTGAGAGTCCCTGACGGCAGCACACGGGAGGCGCTGTGGCGGTCGGTGCGCAAGGTGGCGCGGGGCAGCGGCCGCGGCACCCTCGATGTCGTCGGGCTGCACCGGGCACTCGCCGAGGGCCGGCTGCCCGACGAGCTCACTGCGGCTCAGTCGTCCTCGCTCGTGATCTCGACCATGCACCGAGCCAAGGGCCTGGAGTTCGACCGGGTCCTGATCGTCGAACCACGCGTGCTGAAAGAGCCGGCCCAAGTCCGGAAGAAGAAGTACGACTACGACCCGGCGGCGGAAGCCCGGCTGCTGTATGTGGCCATGACCCGGACCCGGGACGATCTGTACGTCCTGGACGCCCCCAACTCGTGGCTCCTCCGCAAGGACAAGAGGATCGACCGCTGGTACCTGGGTGGTCGCAGCACCTGGGCCCGCAACGGAATCGAGCTGATCGGCTCGGACGTGTCCCACGAGCAGCCTCCGGGCACGGAGGGAATTCACCAGGACGCTGCGGAGGTGTCACGGTACCTCTTGGCCGACGTAACCGCCGGTGCCGAGGCGGAGCTCGTGCTGCTGCACGGCATCCCCATCGCCGCCGACCAGTCCCCACCGTACGCAGTGGTGGTCGGCGGCCGACAGATCGCGGTGATGTCGGAGCGCTTCCGCACCGACCTGCACCGAATGCTGCGCCGCACCGCGCACTCTGAGGTCGATCGCTGGCCGCCGCTGATCACGGGTCTACGGGTCGAATGCGTGGAGAGCGTGGCGGGCAGTCCTGCGGCGACAGACGCCGCCGGGCTGGGTACGCACGGCGCGTGGGTCGCACCCCGGTTGTGCGGTCTGGGGCGGTTCCACTGGCACACGGACGGACCGGAAGGGAACGAAGGATGA
- a CDS encoding helix-turn-helix domain-containing protein — MDDDTEDFGLWLGRQLRRKGISQAEFAKRLDLTRAAVSAWVTGRAQPRAEVMVRIAEILETDVATLVTRDADAGSARPIGWYHRIAHHDGGREYGNAAAFAFDANLAVLAREVTQNSLDERLDPRRPVRVRFTLHELTGEHLHSFLSALKWDELEPHYTAAAQSRQKVGRVLAEGLRALREDSSLLLLRVDDYNASGLTGPEYGDGRYAAVVRRQLDSHKSDDRAGGSYGLGKATLWAASRLGLVLINSTLSETYEGRTARRVVGRLDLPWREVDGVAYAGPAWLGESDTEKEHEGVSRSWWADERVVADLRLDRDSDDPGTSFLVVGAHDAAGNNDTLEDLHEALSQALADNFWAAMTSGRSTSATLEASVRALRNGEFVVPEKRVDPLDRHPALAHALRAYIDGETVDELTATGQVAAVEVALVVPPLRAAGRRAEGHSHRAVLLVTPAADKDEEHSRITCMRGTRMTVTARRPRGLRPGVDPFQAVLLAGFATGDDGAATHAAEAFLRAAEPPEHDRWGATEELTAAYANAPRRLTEFNAAMDAALRGVIGRRTAGQGSTGPEVLRKLLRLDAPAVGSGRRGQGHPLVDRVVGKVDRYGAWTLDVTLTVPQRDNRWQLLPVVKFDVRSGGRPSLEWAELSAKENCEIVDGRLLVDPDVRSARFGGVTAVGSHPVAAAMAGVIVDIQQAREASA, encoded by the coding sequence ATGGACGACGACACCGAGGACTTCGGTCTGTGGCTTGGGCGCCAGCTGCGCCGCAAGGGGATCTCGCAGGCGGAGTTCGCCAAGCGGCTGGACCTGACGCGCGCGGCGGTGTCGGCGTGGGTCACCGGCAGGGCGCAGCCGCGGGCGGAGGTGATGGTCAGGATCGCCGAGATCCTGGAGACGGACGTCGCCACCCTGGTCACCAGGGACGCCGACGCCGGATCGGCCCGACCGATCGGCTGGTATCACCGGATCGCCCACCATGACGGCGGCCGGGAGTACGGTAACGCGGCCGCCTTCGCCTTCGACGCGAACCTGGCTGTACTGGCCCGGGAGGTCACGCAGAACTCCCTGGACGAGCGGCTGGACCCGCGGCGTCCGGTGCGGGTGCGCTTCACCCTGCACGAGCTGACCGGTGAACACCTGCACTCCTTTCTCTCCGCGCTGAAGTGGGACGAGCTGGAGCCCCACTACACGGCGGCGGCACAGTCCCGGCAGAAGGTCGGCCGGGTCCTCGCGGAGGGGCTCCGGGCCTTGCGTGAGGACTCCTCTCTTCTGCTTCTCCGGGTGGACGACTACAACGCCTCGGGGCTTACCGGGCCCGAGTACGGGGACGGCCGGTACGCCGCTGTGGTTCGCCGGCAGCTCGACAGTCACAAAAGCGACGACCGGGCCGGTGGTTCGTACGGGCTGGGGAAGGCAACCCTGTGGGCAGCCAGTCGGCTCGGTCTGGTGCTGATCAACAGCACCCTGTCCGAGACATATGAGGGGCGGACGGCCCGCCGGGTGGTCGGACGTCTCGACCTACCCTGGCGAGAGGTCGACGGAGTCGCCTACGCCGGACCTGCCTGGCTCGGTGAGTCGGACACGGAGAAAGAGCACGAAGGTGTCTCCCGCTCCTGGTGGGCGGACGAGCGTGTGGTCGCCGATCTGCGACTCGATCGGGACAGCGACGATCCGGGAACTTCCTTCCTCGTCGTCGGTGCTCACGACGCGGCCGGCAACAACGACACCCTGGAGGACCTGCACGAGGCCCTCAGCCAGGCGCTGGCCGACAATTTCTGGGCCGCCATGACCTCCGGCCGTTCGACGTCGGCCACGCTGGAGGCATCGGTCCGCGCTCTTCGCAATGGTGAATTCGTGGTTCCGGAGAAGCGGGTCGATCCGCTCGATCGGCACCCGGCGCTGGCCCACGCACTCCGGGCGTACATCGACGGCGAGACGGTCGACGAGCTCACGGCCACCGGACAGGTCGCCGCCGTGGAGGTCGCCCTTGTCGTCCCGCCGCTGCGGGCCGCCGGGCGCAGGGCTGAAGGACACAGCCACCGCGCCGTACTCCTGGTCACTCCTGCCGCGGACAAGGATGAGGAGCACAGCCGTATCACCTGCATGCGCGGGACTCGCATGACTGTCACGGCCCGACGTCCTCGCGGCCTGCGGCCTGGAGTGGACCCCTTCCAAGCCGTCCTGCTCGCCGGTTTCGCCACTGGCGACGACGGCGCGGCGACCCACGCCGCCGAGGCGTTCCTACGAGCCGCCGAGCCGCCGGAGCACGACAGGTGGGGGGCGACGGAGGAACTCACCGCCGCCTATGCCAACGCGCCTCGGCGATTGACCGAGTTCAACGCGGCCATGGACGCAGCGTTGAGGGGTGTGATCGGCCGCCGGACTGCCGGGCAGGGTTCGACCGGCCCGGAGGTCCTCCGGAAGCTGCTGCGCCTGGATGCGCCCGCCGTAGGCAGTGGTCGTCGTGGCCAGGGACACCCGCTCGTGGACCGGGTCGTCGGGAAGGTGGACAGATACGGGGCCTGGACCTTGGACGTGACGCTGACCGTCCCACAGCGCGACAACCGCTGGCAGCTACTGCCGGTGGTCAAGTTCGATGTGCGATCAGGGGGACGTCCTTCGTTGGAGTGGGCGGAGCTGTCCGCGAAGGAAAACTGCGAGATCGTCGACGGCAGGCTGCTCGTCGATCCGGACGTACGGTCGGCTCGCTTCGGCGGCGTCACGGCTGTCGGCAGCCACCCGGTGGCCGCCGCCATGGCCGGTGTGATCGTGGACATTCAGCAGGCACGGGAGGCTTCGGCGTGA
- a CDS encoding DEAD/DEAH box helicase, with product MTDRQLADPSLPPVIDTVIRQSSTVLKTYQVDPGLIQEHANGERRITQGGYGERQLLELVQNAADEIAASPGGKLHVVLTETHLYCANEGTPVTPEGAETILRMSVSRKRGGQIGRFGVGIKSVLSVSDSPQFFSGNGAFGFGFDREWSAAEIAQAIGRQGDIGMDTPVLRMARPLDVEQERADDNVLDKLLRWATTVVRLPLMPGAAERLGRDISGYRSRSGRVTEAFPAHFQLFSSHVGQVLLHDERSMPPARREISVESKDVHRTLKEVARGAKQTTEQWKVFSVAHSPTDKVADTAGELHNRPVLEISWAVPEYTVRNGLYTTPGGRGSFWAFFPTKYEVSLTGILNAPWKTNEDRQHLLDGSPFNRELLQVAARLVIDTLPKLVPAEDPAAYLPLLPGRTKEKLNWADDYFLRQVWEIAAQRPSLPDQNGELQVPRDLFITPSNLDKEWVRIWSEYSGRPTNWVHASVDASDTALRRGKMTHILDAAGKTPENVKDWLEALVADGSAEASCHAIEILSLMVLKDQSGGLRGDSPLTAEARKARIVLTEEHGVVAPVAGEIFHRTSADTLRDDMVYVHPWISERPEMARHLHNIGIRVADAQGRFEGVLDQGFDNYDDNSWSNFWILLRSAGGSANVDRIRAKVPRPLKTLRVRTVDGRYRPMRDCLLPGPVVPRDGNRDKAIVVDLDFHESDRPVFRDLGLFDRPTGGYRPHEETWFEEYRQVVHDSHLRSLPSAAPRPSISRLSVEGAPTLGPLHLLPALSEEGRAAFVAALPASDISQHWQMQYGATASTRKAVMSPLRWMISKHGLVKTSLGLTRVSEAVGPQLKAYRAVLPVAEISEEAARKLNMPTTSDEVPTRRWGKLLDLVLKSEDDAFIGRAYALLHRVGFEFPEDVLTRCRVGSSWEGRADNEIAVALNEVEFKELVRERLPALLVTDKADVATAKEMIEEWGMLKVSDVISRELEPVKTGRAVSLFEEFTTVKARLGQAGSSYKIQRCSELEQVVRTPMGSKRKPLSFAKKGQTLFVLDSLDRLQVLQAADEEFKWGFGVAGCGQALALQDRQEQDQALLRRLRAVRESESIIDKIALLIGEEALRGELPPGLMESEIQEQGAEPDPRRIAEMAFNAHGEAILRVHSRDLALDFPTRAPSSFTGNTKALRFVTDLGFPDSFAGAQVPSLEPRLEIDGPSEFPALHPYQEELAQALLALLENRMPQRGMLSLPTGSGKTRVTAEGVIRWIRDREDLPGPVLWIAQTEELCEQAVQSWKFVWSKVGPELPLVISRLWASNEATPVDGRPHLVVATDAKLDNCLEKEDYAWLREAAELVIIDEAHTAMSPRYTRLLEQLDLTHRRTSRHLIGLTATPYRNNEELTRLLVQRFGSRLDTGVFDGDLSVAIKGLQQIGVLAQVKHRELVGADIALTADERAQSEKFSTLPKGAEQRLAEDHGRSQRIVDEIVAMPSDWPVLVFATSVAHAKLLAAKLGDRDIKAAAIDSTTPPNERRKRIDDFRKGRIQVLTNYGVLTQGFDAPATRVVVVARPTYSPNIYQQMIGRGLRGPKNGGKESCLILNVRDNITNFGEELAFTEFEYLWSEGQ from the coding sequence ATGACCGACCGGCAGTTGGCCGACCCTTCGCTCCCGCCCGTGATCGACACCGTGATCCGACAGTCCTCGACCGTCCTGAAGACGTATCAGGTCGACCCGGGGCTGATACAGGAGCACGCCAACGGTGAGCGCCGCATCACCCAGGGCGGCTACGGCGAAAGGCAGTTGCTCGAACTCGTCCAGAACGCGGCGGACGAGATCGCGGCATCACCCGGCGGCAAGCTGCACGTCGTCCTGACCGAAACCCACCTCTACTGCGCGAACGAAGGCACCCCGGTCACGCCGGAGGGTGCCGAGACGATCCTGCGTATGAGCGTCTCGCGCAAGCGCGGCGGGCAGATCGGCCGCTTCGGCGTCGGCATCAAGTCCGTGCTCTCCGTGAGCGACTCGCCCCAATTCTTCAGCGGGAACGGTGCCTTCGGTTTCGGCTTCGACCGGGAATGGTCCGCCGCCGAGATCGCCCAGGCCATCGGCCGGCAGGGCGACATCGGAATGGACACCCCGGTGCTCCGTATGGCCCGGCCCCTCGATGTCGAACAGGAGCGTGCCGACGACAACGTGCTGGACAAGCTCCTGCGCTGGGCCACCACCGTCGTCCGCCTGCCCCTGATGCCTGGTGCCGCAGAGCGCCTCGGACGGGACATCAGCGGGTACAGGAGCCGCAGTGGGCGGGTGACGGAAGCCTTTCCTGCCCACTTCCAGCTGTTCTCCTCCCACGTCGGACAGGTACTCCTGCACGACGAGCGCTCCATGCCCCCCGCGCGCCGGGAGATCTCCGTCGAATCCAAGGACGTCCACCGCACCCTCAAGGAAGTGGCACGCGGCGCCAAGCAGACCACCGAGCAGTGGAAGGTGTTCTCTGTCGCCCATTCCCCCACTGACAAGGTCGCGGACACCGCCGGCGAGTTGCACAACCGGCCGGTGCTCGAGATCTCATGGGCGGTGCCCGAATACACCGTCCGCAACGGCCTGTACACCACGCCCGGCGGCAGGGGGTCGTTCTGGGCGTTCTTCCCGACGAAGTACGAGGTGTCGCTGACCGGCATCCTCAACGCCCCGTGGAAGACAAACGAGGATCGCCAGCACCTTCTGGACGGCAGTCCCTTCAACCGGGAACTGCTGCAGGTCGCGGCCCGGTTGGTGATCGATACCCTGCCCAAGCTAGTGCCTGCCGAGGACCCTGCCGCTTACCTTCCCCTGCTGCCGGGCCGCACCAAGGAGAAGCTCAACTGGGCCGACGACTACTTCCTCCGGCAAGTGTGGGAAATAGCTGCCCAACGTCCCTCCCTGCCCGACCAGAACGGCGAACTCCAGGTCCCTCGCGATCTGTTCATCACGCCGTCGAATCTTGACAAGGAATGGGTCCGGATCTGGTCGGAGTACAGCGGCCGCCCCACCAACTGGGTGCACGCATCCGTCGACGCCTCCGACACCGCCCTCCGCCGCGGCAAGATGACGCACATCCTGGACGCGGCCGGGAAGACACCTGAGAACGTCAAGGACTGGCTCGAGGCACTTGTCGCCGACGGCTCCGCGGAGGCCTCGTGCCACGCCATCGAGATCCTGTCGCTGATGGTGCTCAAGGATCAGTCCGGAGGCTTGCGCGGAGACTCCCCGCTTACCGCCGAGGCCCGCAAGGCCAGGATCGTGCTGACCGAGGAGCACGGGGTCGTCGCCCCCGTAGCCGGTGAGATCTTCCACCGAACCTCCGCCGACACGCTCCGCGACGACATGGTCTACGTCCACCCGTGGATCTCCGAGCGCCCCGAAATGGCGCGGCATCTGCACAACATCGGCATCAGGGTCGCCGATGCGCAGGGACGGTTCGAGGGCGTCCTCGATCAAGGGTTCGACAACTACGACGACAACTCGTGGTCGAACTTCTGGATCCTGCTGCGCAGCGCCGGCGGTAGCGCGAACGTCGACCGCATTCGTGCCAAGGTGCCCAGGCCGCTGAAGACGCTGCGCGTCCGTACCGTGGACGGTCGTTACAGGCCGATGCGCGACTGCCTCCTACCCGGACCGGTGGTGCCCCGCGACGGAAACCGCGACAAGGCCATCGTGGTCGACCTGGATTTCCACGAGAGCGACAGACCGGTCTTCCGCGACCTAGGGCTGTTCGATCGCCCTACCGGCGGATACCGGCCCCACGAGGAAACGTGGTTCGAGGAGTACCGACAGGTCGTTCACGACTCGCACCTGCGCAGTCTGCCGAGCGCCGCCCCCCGGCCCAGCATCTCCCGCCTCTCCGTCGAAGGTGCTCCGACGTTGGGACCGCTGCACCTGCTGCCCGCGCTGTCCGAGGAGGGCCGCGCAGCCTTCGTGGCGGCCCTGCCGGCGTCCGACATCTCGCAGCACTGGCAGATGCAGTACGGAGCCACCGCCAGCACCCGCAAGGCCGTGATGTCCCCGCTGCGCTGGATGATCTCCAAACATGGCCTCGTGAAGACCTCCTTGGGACTGACCCGGGTGTCCGAGGCCGTCGGTCCTCAGCTCAAGGCTTACCGTGCTGTGCTCCCTGTCGCCGAGATCTCGGAGGAGGCGGCGCGGAAGCTCAACATGCCCACGACCTCCGACGAGGTGCCCACCCGACGCTGGGGCAAGCTGTTGGACCTCGTGCTCAAGAGCGAGGACGACGCCTTCATAGGTCGTGCGTACGCCCTGCTGCACCGGGTCGGCTTCGAGTTCCCGGAAGACGTGCTCACCCGCTGTCGGGTGGGGTCCTCCTGGGAAGGACGCGCCGACAACGAGATCGCCGTCGCGCTGAACGAGGTGGAGTTCAAGGAGCTCGTCCGTGAGCGCCTCCCCGCGCTCCTGGTCACCGACAAGGCGGACGTGGCCACGGCGAAGGAGATGATCGAGGAATGGGGCATGCTCAAGGTCTCCGACGTCATCAGCAGAGAGCTCGAGCCCGTCAAGACCGGCCGGGCCGTGTCCCTGTTCGAGGAGTTCACGACGGTCAAGGCGCGCCTCGGTCAGGCCGGCAGCAGCTACAAGATCCAGCGCTGCTCCGAGCTTGAGCAGGTGGTGCGCACTCCCATGGGCAGCAAGCGGAAGCCGCTCAGCTTCGCGAAGAAGGGCCAGACTCTTTTCGTGCTGGACTCCCTCGACCGGCTACAGGTGCTGCAAGCCGCCGATGAGGAATTCAAGTGGGGTTTTGGCGTGGCCGGTTGCGGCCAGGCTCTTGCTCTCCAAGACAGGCAGGAGCAGGACCAAGCCCTGCTGAGGCGACTGCGCGCTGTGCGGGAAAGCGAGAGCATCATCGACAAGATCGCTCTGCTGATCGGTGAGGAGGCCCTGCGTGGCGAGCTTCCGCCCGGCCTCATGGAGAGCGAGATCCAGGAGCAGGGCGCCGAACCGGACCCTCGGCGCATTGCCGAAATGGCCTTCAACGCCCACGGCGAAGCGATCCTTCGGGTCCACTCCCGGGATCTCGCCCTGGACTTCCCCACTCGGGCCCCCAGCTCCTTCACCGGGAACACGAAGGCCTTGCGCTTCGTCACCGACCTGGGGTTCCCTGACTCCTTCGCCGGCGCCCAGGTGCCCTCGCTGGAGCCCCGCCTCGAGATCGACGGTCCGTCCGAGTTCCCTGCCCTGCACCCCTACCAGGAGGAACTCGCGCAGGCGCTGCTCGCCCTGCTGGAGAACCGGATGCCCCAGCGCGGCATGCTCAGCCTGCCGACCGGATCCGGCAAGACACGCGTCACAGCGGAGGGAGTGATCCGGTGGATCCGTGATCGGGAGGATCTGCCCGGTCCGGTCCTGTGGATCGCCCAGACCGAGGAGCTGTGCGAGCAGGCCGTGCAGAGCTGGAAATTCGTCTGGTCGAAGGTGGGTCCCGAGCTACCCCTGGTCATCAGTCGGCTCTGGGCCTCGAACGAGGCGACGCCCGTCGACGGACGTCCGCACCTTGTCGTCGCCACCGACGCCAAACTGGACAACTGTCTGGAGAAGGAGGACTACGCCTGGCTGAGGGAGGCTGCCGAACTCGTCATCATCGACGAGGCGCACACCGCGATGTCCCCGCGCTACACACGACTGCTCGAACAGCTCGACCTCACGCACCGCCGCACCAGTCGTCATCTGATCGGACTCACCGCGACCCCGTACCGGAACAACGAGGAACTGACCCGGCTGCTGGTGCAGCGGTTCGGCAGCCGCCTCGACACCGGCGTCTTCGACGGCGATCTGTCCGTCGCCATCAAGGGGTTGCAGCAGATCGGTGTCCTGGCCCAGGTCAAGCATCGAGAACTGGTGGGCGCCGACATCGCGCTCACGGCGGACGAGCGTGCCCAGTCCGAGAAATTCTCCACCTTGCCCAAGGGCGCCGAGCAGCGGTTGGCCGAGGACCACGGACGTAGCCAGCGCATCGTCGACGAGATCGTCGCCATGCCCTCCGACTGGCCGGTGCTGGTGTTCGCCACCTCCGTGGCCCACGCCAAGCTACTGGCTGCCAAGCTCGGTGACCGGGACATCAAGGCCGCCGCGATCGACTCGACCACGCCCCCCAACGAACGACGCAAGCGGATCGACGACTTTCGCAAGGGCAGGATCCAGGTCCTGACCAACTACGGCGTGCTCACCCAGGGCTTCGACGCACCGGCCACCCGCGTCGTGGTCGTGGCCCGCCCGACGTACAGCCCGAACATCTACCAGCAGATGATCGGACGCGGTCTGCGCGGCCCGAAGAACGGTGGCAAGGAGAGCTGCCTGATCCTGAACGTGCGGGACAACATCACGAACTTCGGTGAGGAACTCGCCTTCACCGAGTTCGAGTACCTGTGGAGCGAGGGCCAGTGA